In one window of Meiothermus sp. DNA:
- a CDS encoding carbohydrate kinase family protein, translating to MADPKPLVALGDLTWDVLAKPNTLLLPGGDTTGRVLLMGGGSAANVAVWAARVGFPASFIGEVGRDRFGEFAVQELAAEGVEPHIIWNSSNPTGVILVLIDAAGQRSMLTSQGADFDLRPEEVPVEVIQQAGHLHVTAWSLFTDPPRQAALKAVHVARDAGLTISFDPASFQMIREIGREEFRRMTRDLSLDFVFPNLDEGQALTGAKEPRDVLEVLQKLYPEAMILLKLAADGALILDRGNLIELQATRDRPVDATGAGDSFGGAFLGHYLRSRDALAAGQLAVQVAGWVIGRFGARPPMDTEIRQRLEHFGYAQLK from the coding sequence ATGGCAGACCCCAAACCCCTCGTTGCCCTGGGCGACCTCACCTGGGATGTACTGGCCAAACCCAATACCCTGCTCCTGCCTGGCGGTGACACCACCGGAAGGGTCTTGCTCATGGGGGGTGGGAGCGCGGCCAATGTGGCGGTCTGGGCGGCGCGGGTGGGCTTCCCGGCAAGCTTCATTGGGGAAGTAGGGCGCGACCGCTTCGGTGAGTTTGCCGTACAGGAGCTGGCGGCTGAAGGTGTGGAGCCACACATCATCTGGAACAGCAGCAACCCCACCGGGGTGATACTGGTCTTGATTGATGCGGCGGGGCAACGCTCCATGCTCACCTCGCAGGGGGCCGACTTCGATCTGCGCCCCGAGGAAGTACCGGTAGAGGTCATCCAGCAGGCAGGGCACCTGCACGTGACAGCCTGGTCGCTCTTTACCGACCCTCCGCGCCAGGCAGCACTCAAAGCTGTGCATGTGGCACGCGACGCCGGTCTCACCATCTCCTTCGACCCGGCCTCCTTTCAGATGATTCGGGAGATTGGGCGCGAGGAGTTCCGCCGCATGACCCGCGACCTTTCGCTGGATTTTGTATTTCCCAACCTGGACGAAGGCCAGGCCCTGACCGGCGCCAAAGAGCCCAGGGATGTCCTCGAGGTGCTGCAAAAGCTCTACCCAGAAGCCATGATTTTGCTCAAGCTGGCCGCCGATGGGGCCCTGATTCTGGACCGGGGAAATCTAATCGAACTCCAGGCCACCCGCGACCGGCCCGTAGATGCCACCGGCGCGGGCGATTCGTTTGGGGGTGCTTTTCTGGGGCACTACCTGCGCTCCAGGGATGCCCTGGCAGCAGGCCAGTTGGCCGTTCAGGTAGCAGGCTGGGTCATCGGGCGGTTCGGGGCCCGCCCCCCCATGGATACCGAGATTCGGCAGCGCCTGGAGCACTTTGGCTATGCGCAGCTAAAGTAA
- a CDS encoding class I SAM-dependent methyltransferase — translation MTSHFSRVAFTYDRTRYHPPEVSGRIATALTAPVEKLFRDPLFLEIGAGTGRIAVPIIARGYRYIALDDNPAMLEVLRQKVAGVARKARLIEADARELPFERDSLHAVVAVHFWHLLDNWQQALQESLRVLRPGGFLFEGWDQSDDESEDWRIQQKWKEILAGLGYTLVRGRHQARLAEVEKALIRLGLEPKAKTVADWVEMRSPRTSLEMLLERIYSFTWEVPEEVFRPSVAELSQWVAATYPDPDVEYPIHWKFVVRSTRMP, via the coding sequence ATGACTTCTCATTTTAGTCGGGTAGCCTTTACCTACGACCGGACGCGGTATCATCCGCCCGAGGTCTCCGGGCGCATCGCTACGGCGCTCACGGCTCCCGTAGAGAAGTTATTCCGAGACCCCTTGTTTTTGGAAATTGGGGCCGGCACAGGTCGTATTGCGGTGCCCATCATTGCCCGGGGGTATCGCTACATCGCCCTGGATGACAACCCAGCCATGCTCGAGGTCCTGCGGCAAAAAGTGGCCGGCGTGGCCCGCAAGGCCCGCTTAATCGAAGCCGACGCCCGCGAGCTACCTTTTGAGCGAGATAGTCTTCATGCGGTTGTGGCGGTGCACTTCTGGCACCTGCTCGACAACTGGCAGCAAGCCCTGCAGGAGAGCTTGCGGGTGCTGCGTCCGGGTGGTTTTTTGTTTGAGGGCTGGGATCAATCCGACGACGAAAGCGAAGACTGGCGCATCCAGCAAAAGTGGAAAGAAATCCTGGCCGGTCTGGGTTATACCCTGGTGCGGGGTCGTCACCAGGCCCGCCTGGCCGAGGTGGAAAAAGCATTGATCCGGCTTGGCCTCGAGCCCAAAGCCAAAACAGTGGCCGACTGGGTGGAGATGCGCAGCCCTCGTACCAGCCTGGAAATGCTTTTAGAGCGCATCTACTCCTTTACCTGGGAAGTCCCAGAGGAGGTTTTCAGGCCTTCGGTGGCCGAACTCAGCCAGTGGGTGGCGGCAACCTACCCCGACCCCGATGTAGAGTATCCCATTCACTGGAAATTTGTAGTTCGTAGCACGCGGATGCCCTAG
- a CDS encoding PASTA domain-containing protein, with protein sequence MSLLDDKFTILSEELPQGFLRPYQVQTPEGLRGQLYWFEVHTPEARTAFHRYKNAIRRLEAQGYLPKGVLVSANPGRYYVFWPEQPRATPKARRLKPLLEVLEPFGYQEADLEATEESGRPLVGKLRPQVAPTPRGSSRPDLNPALPALPAEPLPTPPPAPHEPPTKAEMPPKPSPTPHTPKEARPRRSQRTYRWNWPGWLPGLLMLALGGVALWQAANSYLNPPAYVLPDLVGKTPRQALEAVRTYGLKVEFAEGSDVSLPKDQILEQTPDPGTRVKPGRRLELVINKPRFGNVPTVSGRSLEDARQALEASGYRVAGITRIASGDTADTVLSSIPREGQPLRPGQGVRLLVSTGTRPSVRETLLPDLSGLTEEEARYILTVAELQAQVVRVASGAPEGLVIGQEPGPGVVLPRETVVRVLVAAQPVATLPKASPFAPPRLAAPPAPRTHPHP encoded by the coding sequence GTGTCGCTACTGGACGATAAGTTCACCATTCTGAGCGAAGAGCTCCCGCAGGGCTTTTTGCGCCCCTATCAGGTGCAGACCCCGGAGGGGCTCAGGGGACAGTTGTATTGGTTTGAAGTGCATACCCCCGAGGCCCGCACAGCCTTCCACCGCTACAAGAACGCCATTCGGAGGCTCGAGGCCCAGGGCTATTTGCCTAAAGGGGTGTTGGTTTCGGCCAATCCGGGGCGCTACTATGTGTTCTGGCCCGAGCAGCCCCGCGCAACCCCCAAGGCCCGGCGGCTCAAGCCCCTTTTGGAAGTCCTCGAGCCTTTTGGCTACCAGGAAGCCGACCTCGAGGCCACCGAGGAAAGCGGGCGGCCCCTGGTCGGGAAGCTACGCCCCCAGGTTGCCCCGACCCCCAGGGGTTCGAGTCGCCCCGACCTGAACCCTGCGCTTCCAGCTCTCCCTGCCGAACCCCTCCCCACCCCACCCCCTGCGCCCCACGAACCCCCCACCAAGGCCGAGATGCCCCCCAAACCCAGCCCCACCCCCCATACCCCCAAAGAAGCCAGGCCCCGACGGTCGCAGCGCACCTATCGCTGGAACTGGCCCGGCTGGCTGCCAGGTCTCTTGATGCTGGCCCTGGGCGGCGTAGCGCTCTGGCAAGCGGCCAACAGCTACCTGAACCCACCCGCGTACGTGTTGCCCGATCTGGTAGGCAAAACCCCCCGACAGGCCCTCGAGGCCGTGCGCACCTATGGCCTCAAGGTGGAGTTTGCCGAGGGGAGCGATGTCTCGCTGCCCAAAGACCAGATTCTTGAACAGACCCCCGACCCCGGCACCCGCGTGAAGCCCGGGCGCAGGCTCGAGTTGGTCATCAACAAACCCCGCTTTGGCAACGTCCCCACCGTGAGTGGACGCTCCCTGGAGGATGCCCGCCAGGCCCTCGAGGCCTCCGGCTACCGGGTGGCGGGCATCACCCGCATCGCCTCCGGCGACACCGCCGACACCGTTCTCTCCAGCATTCCCCGCGAGGGCCAGCCCCTTCGCCCCGGCCAGGGGGTGCGCTTGCTGGTCTCCACCGGAACCCGCCCTTCGGTGCGCGAGACCCTGCTGCCCGACCTGAGTGGTCTGACCGAGGAGGAGGCCCGCTACATCCTGACGGTGGCCGAACTCCAGGCCCAGGTGGTGCGGGTGGCCTCCGGGGCACCCGAGGGGCTGGTAATTGGCCAGGAGCCCGGCCCCGGCGTGGTGCTACCCCGCGAGACCGTGGTACGGGTGTTGGTGGCCGCCCAACCTGTGGCTACCCTGCCCAAAGCCTCCCCCTTTGCGCCACCCCGCCTGGCCGCCCCCCCCGCCCCCCGAACCCACCCCCACCCCTGA
- a CDS encoding YraN family protein, with protein sequence MKGAWAEALARKHLLARGYVLLGQNKRTPFGEIDLWMQDGPTYVAIEVKQRRNSAFGTPLEALTPSKYERIYKSVLYLLGRDDVPVRLEAVLVYGTPRQFRLEHLSLEP encoded by the coding sequence ATGAAAGGGGCCTGGGCCGAAGCGCTGGCCCGCAAGCATCTGCTGGCCAGGGGGTATGTCCTGCTGGGGCAAAATAAGCGCACCCCCTTTGGTGAAATTGACCTCTGGATGCAGGATGGCCCCACCTATGTGGCCATCGAGGTCAAGCAGCGCCGCAACAGTGCCTTTGGGACGCCCCTCGAGGCCCTCACCCCCTCCAAGTACGAGCGCATCTACAAATCTGTACTTTACCTACTGGGCCGCGACGATGTGCCGGTACGGCTGGAAGCAGTCTTGGTCTACGGAACACCCCGGCAGTTTCGCCTCGAGCACCTGTCTTTAGAACCTTGA
- a CDS encoding menaquinone biosynthesis decarboxylase, whose translation MYKNLQAFIQDLDRQGELLRIQEPVSCELEITEIADRMVKSGGPALLFENVQGRDFPVFIGGFGTAERTARAMGVKRLDDLAERVARLMNLNPGKGGLKAAFALLPKLRELKGFFPKKVRGGPVQEVVWQGEQVDLSRIPILKCWPLDGGPYITLPLVISKDPETGELNLGMYRMQVLDKQSTAMHWQLHKVGRRHYDKAKKLGKRLEVAVALGGDPILTYAATAPVPPIPGVNEFNLAGFLRGQPVELTRGITVDLPVPAEAEFVLEGYIDPAEDLVVEGPFGDHTGFYTLEDFYPRFHLTAITHRKKAIYPATIVGRPPMEDAYLIEASERLFLPAAQLILPEIADYHMPPAGVAHNWVNVSIEKRYPGQGYKVANGLFGLGQMMFAKVMVVLDAGAPLKGPEALQHALQHAVPGRDTLVSRGPIDVLDHSSRAMGYGGKLIIDGTAKLEEEGGPLPFTPRAHPSLPGIPGVRQKQLPGIWMATLEKTRPYQAREIAEHLLVAPQSAGIRLVLITDSDTQLDFDEVMWAVLNNIDPERDAWVMSGVEGPVLVLDGTRKLAEEGFTRRWPPKIAMSPEIVRRVDERWKALGLPALPPKDTGVVTRF comes from the coding sequence ATGTACAAGAACCTTCAGGCATTCATCCAAGACCTAGATCGCCAGGGCGAACTCCTACGCATCCAGGAGCCAGTTTCCTGCGAACTGGAAATCACCGAAATCGCCGACCGCATGGTCAAATCCGGCGGGCCGGCTTTGCTCTTCGAAAACGTACAAGGCCGCGATTTTCCGGTCTTTATCGGGGGTTTTGGTACGGCGGAGCGCACCGCGCGGGCCATGGGGGTAAAGCGCCTGGACGACCTGGCCGAGCGGGTCGCCCGCTTGATGAACCTGAACCCCGGCAAGGGCGGCCTCAAGGCGGCTTTTGCCCTGCTGCCCAAGCTGCGTGAGCTGAAGGGCTTTTTCCCCAAAAAAGTGCGCGGCGGCCCGGTGCAGGAGGTAGTCTGGCAGGGCGAACAGGTAGACCTGTCCAGAATTCCCATCCTCAAGTGCTGGCCCCTGGACGGCGGCCCCTACATCACCTTGCCGCTGGTGATTAGCAAAGACCCCGAAACGGGCGAGTTGAACCTGGGCATGTACCGCATGCAGGTGCTGGACAAACAAAGCACCGCCATGCACTGGCAACTGCATAAGGTGGGGCGGCGGCACTACGACAAGGCCAAAAAGCTGGGGAAGCGGCTCGAGGTCGCCGTTGCCCTGGGGGGCGACCCCATCCTGACCTACGCCGCCACTGCCCCGGTGCCGCCCATTCCGGGCGTGAACGAGTTCAACCTGGCCGGGTTTTTGCGTGGGCAGCCGGTGGAGCTCACCCGTGGCATCACGGTAGACCTGCCCGTGCCCGCCGAGGCCGAGTTTGTGCTCGAGGGCTACATAGACCCCGCTGAAGACCTGGTCGTCGAGGGGCCTTTTGGCGACCACACCGGCTTTTACACCCTGGAAGACTTCTACCCCCGCTTTCACCTGACCGCCATCACCCACCGCAAGAAAGCCATCTACCCCGCAACCATCGTGGGCCGCCCCCCCATGGAAGATGCCTATCTGATCGAGGCTTCCGAGCGGCTCTTCCTGCCCGCCGCCCAGCTCATCCTGCCGGAAATTGCCGACTACCACATGCCCCCCGCCGGGGTGGCCCACAACTGGGTCAACGTGAGCATCGAAAAACGCTACCCCGGCCAGGGCTACAAGGTGGCCAACGGCCTCTTTGGGCTGGGCCAGATGATGTTTGCCAAGGTGATGGTGGTGCTGGACGCAGGCGCCCCGCTCAAAGGCCCCGAGGCCCTGCAGCACGCCCTGCAGCACGCCGTGCCGGGCCGCGATACCCTGGTCTCGAGGGGCCCCATCGATGTGCTCGACCACTCTTCGCGGGCTATGGGCTATGGGGGCAAGCTGATTATCGACGGCACGGCCAAGCTGGAAGAAGAAGGCGGCCCCCTCCCCTTCACTCCCAGGGCCCACCCCAGCCTGCCGGGCATTCCGGGGGTGCGCCAGAAGCAACTGCCCGGTATCTGGATGGCTACGCTGGAGAAAACCCGTCCCTACCAGGCCCGGGAAATCGCCGAGCATCTGCTGGTTGCCCCTCAGAGCGCGGGCATCCGCCTGGTGCTCATCACCGATAGCGACACCCAGCTGGACTTCGACGAGGTGATGTGGGCGGTTCTCAACAACATTGACCCCGAGCGCGACGCCTGGGTGATGTCCGGGGTGGAGGGGCCGGTGCTGGTGCTGGATGGCACCCGCAAGCTGGCCGAGGAGGGCTTTACCCGCCGCTGGCCGCCCAAAATCGCGATGTCACCCGAAATTGTGCGGCGCGTGGATGAGCGCTGGAAGGCGCTGGGGCTACCGGCCCTGCCACCCAAAGACACCGGCGTAGTTACCAGGTTCTGA
- the hemC gene encoding hydroxymethylbilane synthase, producing MRVIVIGARASLLAQAQTRWVMERLKENWPETEFKIRTVQSKNASESSAAEALRQALGKREVDIAVYSLKHLPTQEVPGIHLVAVTKRVEPREALVGRSAKRLEELPKGAVVGVNSLRRKAQLLAFRSDLSIRDLEGDVDDRLSALGTGEYDAVIIGAASLLRLDLRNRIDQLIDPEILLPAPGQGALGLEVRLGDDWAEELAYSLNHRASYARVSAERAFLRALGAGDECAAGALATLEADDTLVLQGVVASPDGRELIRAEIEGDAEEAAELGRDLAQDLLAEGGRELLGAVQAR from the coding sequence ATGCGCGTTATCGTAATCGGGGCCAGGGCTAGCCTGTTGGCCCAAGCCCAGACCCGCTGGGTGATGGAACGCCTGAAGGAAAACTGGCCCGAGACCGAGTTCAAAATACGCACCGTGCAGTCCAAAAACGCCTCCGAGAGCAGCGCAGCGGAGGCTCTGCGGCAGGCTTTGGGGAAGAGGGAAGTAGACATTGCGGTGTACTCGCTCAAACATCTGCCCACCCAGGAAGTGCCCGGAATTCATCTGGTAGCGGTAACCAAGCGGGTAGAGCCCCGCGAGGCCTTGGTAGGACGCAGCGCCAAGCGGCTGGAGGAACTGCCCAAAGGAGCGGTGGTGGGGGTTAATAGCCTGCGGCGTAAAGCCCAGCTGCTGGCCTTTCGCTCCGACCTGAGTATCCGCGACCTCGAGGGCGACGTGGACGACCGCCTGAGCGCACTGGGAACCGGCGAGTACGACGCCGTAATTATCGGCGCAGCCAGCCTGCTGCGACTGGATTTGCGTAACCGCATTGACCAGCTCATAGACCCCGAGATTCTGCTGCCTGCGCCCGGGCAGGGGGCTTTGGGCCTCGAGGTGCGCTTGGGCGACGACTGGGCCGAGGAGCTGGCCTACAGCCTGAACCACCGGGCCTCCTATGCACGGGTCAGCGCTGAGCGAGCCTTCCTGCGGGCCCTGGGCGCGGGCGACGAGTGCGCCGCGGGGGCGCTGGCAACCCTGGAAGCCGACGATACCCTGGTCTTGCAGGGGGTGGTGGCTTCGCCCGATGGCCGCGAACTCATCCGGGCCGAAATCGAGGGCGATGCCGAGGAGGCTGCCGAGTTGGGCCGCGACCTGGCCCAGGACTTGCTGGCCGAGGGCGGGCGGGAGCTGTTGGGTGCGGTACAGGCCCGCTGA
- the perR gene encoding manganese-dependent transcriptional regulator PerR has protein sequence MSMKRLTKQRRAVLEVVRSAKGHHPDAAWVYAEVRKLVPSISLGTVYRTLDTLIEEGYLVPLSRPGEALRYEANPDGHLHMVCRKCNRFFDIVQPLPDLLSEVKARYPGYEIEDVQVEYHGICPECRAQG, from the coding sequence ATGAGCATGAAACGTCTGACCAAGCAGCGCAGGGCCGTACTCGAGGTGGTTCGCAGTGCCAAGGGCCACCACCCCGATGCTGCTTGGGTATATGCAGAAGTCCGTAAGCTGGTGCCTAGCATTAGCCTGGGCACGGTGTACCGCACCCTGGATACGCTTATCGAAGAAGGTTACCTCGTGCCCCTATCCCGCCCGGGGGAGGCCCTGCGCTACGAGGCCAACCCGGACGGCCACCTGCACATGGTCTGCCGCAAGTGCAACCGGTTCTTTGACATCGTGCAGCCCCTGCCCGACCTGCTGAGCGAGGTCAAGGCCCGGTATCCAGGCTACGAGATTGAGGACGTGCAGGTCGAGTACCACGGCATCTGCCCCGAGTGCCGGGCCCAGGGGTAG
- a CDS encoding alpha/beta fold hydrolase yields MKPKFAVPDHLKPYQRKVAAHGVGLHLYDSGVASSQGPTFLLIHGLGDEADSWQKVFPLLAGQGRVVALDLPGFGRSDHPKRAYTLNFFADTVATLLEHLKIPQAVLVGNSMGAAVALRVAMRRPDLAARLVLVDGPPVRSKLGKVQVMFLIPGQGEKIYNSFRASQDAAYESLRPYYGDLDALPPEDRQFLRERVWDRVWSDDQRRAYFSTFRWMAVEGLLGHPRPAKLGQLTTPTLIVWGERDFVIPVEAGRTLASWIPGAELHVIPGCGHLPQQEKPLELVRLILQ; encoded by the coding sequence ATGAAACCCAAATTTGCCGTTCCCGACCATCTGAAACCCTACCAGCGCAAAGTGGCGGCCCATGGGGTCGGCTTGCACCTCTACGATTCGGGGGTTGCGTCGTCTCAGGGGCCCACCTTCCTGCTCATTCACGGCCTGGGCGACGAAGCCGATAGCTGGCAAAAGGTTTTTCCGCTTCTTGCGGGGCAGGGTCGGGTGGTGGCCCTCGACCTGCCGGGCTTTGGCCGTTCCGACCACCCCAAACGAGCCTATACGCTCAACTTTTTTGCCGATACGGTGGCGACGCTTCTGGAGCACCTGAAAATTCCCCAAGCGGTGCTGGTGGGGAACTCGATGGGGGCTGCTGTGGCCCTGCGGGTGGCTATGCGCCGCCCCGACCTGGCGGCCCGGCTGGTGCTGGTGGATGGCCCCCCGGTGCGAAGCAAACTGGGTAAGGTTCAGGTGATGTTTTTGATTCCGGGCCAGGGTGAAAAAATCTACAACAGCTTCCGGGCTTCACAGGATGCTGCCTATGAAAGCCTGCGGCCCTATTACGGCGATCTGGATGCCCTGCCCCCCGAAGACCGCCAGTTTTTGCGGGAACGGGTGTGGGATCGGGTCTGGAGCGATGATCAGCGGCGGGCCTATTTCTCGACTTTTCGCTGGATGGCTGTGGAGGGGCTGCTGGGCCACCCCCGCCCGGCCAAGCTGGGCCAGCTCACCACCCCCACCCTGATTGTGTGGGGTGAGCGGGACTTTGTAATACCTGTTGAGGCGGGCCGAACCCTGGCAAGCTGGATTCCCGGCGCCGAACTGCACGTCATTCCGGGTTGCGGGCACCTGCCACAACAGGAAAAACCTTTGGAGCTCGTGCGCTTGATTTTGCAGTAG
- a CDS encoding DUF5639 domain-containing protein, whose protein sequence is MPVLKVSAADQYLVATGDTRLLEVWEALPEGLFPPFPPVELPGGLDGLLKRGGFAQTFFVGSEVLGLKFRSPRGHTIQAGGLTVKNVQGYDLVRPFVGSFGVLGDVLEATLRLRPGRASVLLRRKGELAEPPHKPRFLWQALAHTCAYHFGYPLEVERLAQTFGGEEVRGTLDYTPLFPNGIGVGPGHLIDLRFSWADGGTRPPMPEAYKRLVEAI, encoded by the coding sequence ATGCCGGTTCTGAAGGTCTCTGCTGCCGACCAGTACCTCGTCGCCACGGGCGACACCCGGCTTTTGGAAGTCTGGGAGGCCCTGCCCGAGGGGCTTTTCCCGCCGTTCCCCCCGGTGGAGCTACCGGGGGGGTTGGATGGCCTGCTCAAACGAGGCGGCTTCGCCCAGACTTTTTTTGTGGGGAGCGAGGTGCTGGGGCTCAAGTTCAGGTCGCCCAGGGGCCATACCATCCAGGCCGGAGGTCTCACGGTGAAGAACGTGCAAGGCTACGACCTGGTGCGGCCCTTTGTGGGGAGCTTTGGGGTGCTGGGCGATGTGTTGGAAGCCACCCTACGGCTGCGTCCGGGCCGGGCTTCGGTGCTCTTGCGCCGCAAGGGGGAACTGGCCGAACCCCCCCACAAGCCGCGCTTTTTGTGGCAGGCGCTGGCTCATACCTGCGCCTACCATTTTGGGTATCCGCTCGAGGTCGAGCGCCTCGCGCAAACCTTTGGCGGCGAGGAAGTCCGGGGCACGCTGGATTACACCCCTCTGTTTCCCAACGGGATAGGTGTGGGCCCCGGCCACCTGATAGACCTGCGCTTTAGCTGGGCCGATGGAGGCACCAGGCCCCCCATGCCCGAAGCCTATAAGCGCCTGGTAGAAGCCATTTGA
- a CDS encoding carboxylesterase/lipase family protein has protein sequence MRGIWALVVVLGVAYGHPVWVLTPQGRLQGGLNPKAQVAYFLGIPYAQAERWKAPEPVLRLEGVFNANAPGPACPQRGVFTTRLGGYIPPQSEDCLNLGVWTPLAPPPPEGYPVMVWVHGGSYTGGSWAEPLYDGTALAAQGAVVVGFNYRLGSLGWLALPALQAEDPRGSTGNYGLLDMLEALRWVQRNIAAFGGNPHNVTLFGQSAGGMAVCTLMATPSARGLFHKAIIQSGGCAYVRTLEQGFAWGARWAAQGGCSANDLACLRRIPLERLFPPEDRSIGTLLQRVEAGEFAEVPWKPHLDGVWLNKIPLQALREGVAEGIPLIVGATAQETWGERLAGPSDWAGFAERVEAKLPGQGIPARQLYQNRYASPAEAWAYFQTDRILLCPTLAAGAAQARHAPVYSYLVTWTSPVLDFLGSFHGIELPLLFGTETSWPSLALFLTAEALDSSRPLARALQTQWLHFARTGEPYLQGWPETKSGYAMGFADQPGLIPDPYPLRCGLFR, from the coding sequence ATGCGCGGCATCTGGGCACTAGTGGTTGTGCTGGGCGTGGCGTATGGGCACCCGGTGTGGGTGCTCACGCCGCAGGGGCGTTTGCAGGGGGGCCTCAACCCCAAAGCCCAGGTGGCCTATTTCCTCGGTATTCCTTACGCGCAGGCCGAGCGCTGGAAGGCCCCGGAGCCGGTACTGCGCCTGGAGGGGGTCTTCAATGCTAATGCGCCGGGCCCGGCCTGTCCGCAGCGTGGGGTTTTTACCACCCGGCTGGGCGGCTATATCCCTCCACAAAGCGAAGACTGCCTGAACCTGGGGGTCTGGACGCCCCTGGCGCCGCCCCCACCGGAGGGCTATCCGGTGATGGTCTGGGTGCATGGGGGGAGCTACACCGGCGGAAGCTGGGCAGAACCGCTCTACGACGGCACCGCTCTGGCCGCACAGGGGGCGGTGGTGGTGGGTTTCAACTACCGGCTGGGCTCGCTGGGCTGGCTGGCCTTGCCTGCGCTGCAAGCTGAAGACCCCCGCGGCTCCACCGGTAACTATGGGCTTTTGGATATGCTCGAGGCCCTGCGCTGGGTTCAGCGGAATATCGCCGCTTTTGGGGGTAACCCCCACAACGTGACCCTCTTTGGGCAGTCGGCGGGGGGGATGGCGGTTTGCACGCTGATGGCAACCCCCAGCGCCAGGGGGCTTTTTCACAAGGCCATTATTCAGTCGGGTGGGTGTGCGTATGTGCGAACCCTCGAGCAGGGCTTTGCTTGGGGCGCTCGGTGGGCCGCCCAGGGGGGGTGCAGTGCGAACGACCTGGCCTGTCTGCGCCGGATTCCGCTCGAGCGCCTCTTTCCCCCCGAAGACCGCAGCATTGGGACGCTGTTGCAGCGGGTCGAGGCCGGGGAGTTCGCCGAGGTGCCCTGGAAGCCCCATCTGGACGGGGTTTGGCTGAACAAGATACCCCTCCAGGCGTTACGCGAGGGCGTGGCCGAGGGCATACCCCTCATTGTGGGGGCCACCGCGCAGGAGACCTGGGGGGAGCGCCTGGCAGGCCCCTCCGACTGGGCCGGGTTTGCCGAGCGGGTCGAGGCCAAGCTGCCAGGACAGGGCATACCAGCGCGGCAGCTCTACCAGAACCGCTACGCTTCTCCTGCCGAGGCCTGGGCCTACTTCCAGACCGACCGCATCCTGCTTTGCCCCACGCTGGCCGCCGGGGCCGCCCAGGCCCGCCACGCCCCCGTCTATAGCTATTTGGTGACCTGGACGTCGCCGGTGCTGGATTTCTTGGGGAGTTTTCATGGCATCGAGCTGCCCTTGCTCTTTGGCACCGAGACCAGCTGGCCCTCGCTGGCCTTGTTCCTGACCGCAGAGGCGCTGGACAGTTCCCGGCCCCTGGCCCGGGCGCTCCAGACCCAGTGGCTGCACTTTGCCCGCACCGGTGAGCCTTATTTGCAGGGCTGGCCCGAGACCAAAAGTGGTTATGCGATGGGCTTTGCCGACCAGCCTGGCCTGATTCCCGACCCTTACCCCCTGCGCTGTGGGTTGTTCCGCTAG
- a CDS encoding bioflim formation protein yields the protein MKRLFALLTLVVGFALAQAPAYPENTVGVGFGVGRGLMVQGSLGLPFSPLGIDTGLDVEVIVPTSFDNVEVWALFKANLLPALTVADLSLSAGLGVDLSFNTAGSLFGFHLGPVASLEIPGGAISGYVGLGLEGGFNLAYGLGGRLYLDPVALEVGISDRYPFKIALLYLW from the coding sequence ATGAAGCGACTCTTCGCCTTGCTGACCTTGGTGGTTGGTTTCGCCCTTGCCCAGGCCCCGGCCTACCCTGAAAACACCGTGGGGGTGGGGTTTGGGGTGGGGCGCGGACTGATGGTGCAGGGGAGCCTGGGCCTGCCCTTCAGCCCGCTGGGCATCGACACCGGGCTGGATGTGGAGGTCATCGTACCCACCAGCTTCGACAATGTGGAGGTCTGGGCCCTGTTCAAGGCCAACCTGCTACCGGCCCTGACGGTGGCCGATCTCTCGCTCTCGGCGGGCCTGGGCGTTGACCTGAGCTTCAACACCGCGGGCAGCCTGTTTGGCTTCCATCTGGGGCCGGTGGCCAGCCTCGAGATTCCCGGTGGGGCCATCTCGGGCTATGTGGGGCTGGGCCTCGAGGGGGGCTTCAACCTGGCCTATGGCCTGGGGGGGCGGCTCTACCTCGACCCGGTGGCCCTCGAGGTGGGCATCTCCGACCGCTATCCTTTCAAAATTGCGCTGCTTTACCTGTGGTAA